TGCGTTAGGCTTCTTTGGAGCTCTGCCATGGAAATATTCAGCAATAACTTTGGGATTGTGTCATAGGAGTTGGATTGTgttggcaaaaaaaaaaaaattctgtatttttgttttgttttattatttaggaTGGAGAGGTTGTTTCATTGTTGNCTTTCACATTCGGTCGATGCGTTAGGCTTCTTTGGAGCTCTGCAATGGAAATATTCAGCAATAACTTTGGGATTGTGTCATAGGAGTTGGATTGtgttagtaaaaaaaaagttctgtatttttttgtttgttttattatttaggaTGGAGAGGTTGTTTCATTGTTGCTTGGTTTATAACATTTTGCATAAGCTCGTTCGACGAGCAAAAGAATGGTAATTTTCTGTATgttcattattttcatacatCTCTTTTGGCTCCTGTTAAGTGTTTGGAACTCGAGATTAGATTCTAACATCCCTCATCCCAACAGTTCAATAAAAGCTGTTTGAATGTGAACTGGCTTTTTAGGCTACAAACCGCCATTTGTTAGACTGAAATTGAGTTTTCAATTTATGGATTGATATGTACTATTCCTGAAAACATTGTGTACACGTTTTCAAGGTGGGATTAGAACACTATTTTAAGTCGCAATGTAACTAGACGCTTGTAAACATTTCAAAGATATTGATGAGTTTTCTAGAATTTTAGATGAAATGGTGTGAAGATCTAAATTTNTTATAGAAGAGAAAATCTGTAAGATAACGTTTGGAACTCGAGATTAGATTCTAACATCCCTCATCCCAACAGTTCAATAAAAGCTGTTTGAATTGTGAACTGGCTTTTTAGGCTACAAACCGCAATTTGTTGACTGAAATCGAGTTTTCAATTTATGGATTGATATGTACTATTCCTGAAAACATTGTGTACACGTATTCAAGGTGGGATTAGAACACTATTTTAAGTCGCAATATAACTAGACGCTTGTAAACATTTCAAAGATATTGATGAGTATTTTCTAGAATTTTAGATGAAATGGTGTGAAGATCTAAATTTGTATCATGGGTAACTGACACCAAAACGTTAGGGTAATGAATGTACTTATATAAAGCATTTGAAGAATGGTATTTCAAGTcatcaatttgaattttaaaattggaaagTTGAAgctatattcaaaatatattttggaaAGTTNAAGAATGTTACTTATATAAAGCATTTGAAAGAATGTTACTTATATAAAGCATTTGAAGAATGGTATTTTAAGTcatcaatttgaattttaaaattggaaagTTGAAgctatattcaaaatatattggCTAGCAacatatatttcatatatctgtaaattaaaatttttgataCTGNTGGCTAGacatatatttcatatatctgtaaattaaaatttttgataCTGATATCAacatcattattttaataataagatGTGAAGTATATAGCTAACCCAATAACGAAAGATTAGACAAAAGATCTAGAAAGAGAAGATTAGACAAAAGATCTAGAAAGAGAAGATCAGACAAAAGATCTAGNTAAAATAATAAGATGTGAAGTATATAGCTAACCCAATAGCGAAAGATTAGACAAAAGATCTAGAAAGAGATTGGATTCAAGATTAGATAGACaaaagatctagaatagaaagAGTCAAGATTAGATAGACAAAAGATCTAGAAAGAGATTTCGAAACCGAGATTGTCTAAAGTCCaatattagaataatttaAGAAGTTTTCCTTGACTTTGTCTGTGAATTCAAAATGACTTTTTTAGAATAAGTCTGGGTCCACTAATATCAATTTCTactaataaatttcatttcataatcaatgaaatggaaaagatgaaaaaaaaaaatgcaataacCCATGAAGAAGTAGCTTGTTTGNAAAAAGAGATTCGATTCGAAATTGAGATTGTCTAAAGTCCAATATTAGAATAATAAGAGGTTTTCCTTGACTTTGTCTGTGTGAACAAAGAATTCGAAATGACTTTTTTAGAATAAGTCCGGGTCCACTAGCAATGATTTGATGTCGATATCAATTTCTactaataaatttcatttgataatcaatgaaatggaaaagatgaaaaaaaaaaaaaatgcaataacCCATGAAGAAGTAGCTTGTTTGTCCCACATTATCTTAAGATGTTTCAAATGATGCAAGGTTCTAAGGAGGATAAGATGTTTCCAATATCATTTGCGGGGGAAAAAATTCAGTGAATCATTATGTCAAAACTTAACGAAACCCATGATATTGACCGCTCTTTCAGAACTGCCATGGGTCACAAGTTAAATTTACATAGTAGTGAAAGGAACTTACGATGAAAGGAACTTACGATGCGAAAACAGAGCATCCGCAGCTGTATTTACAACGCCTTTCGCACCACCCCTCATCAAAAGCACAGCACATAACATATCCATGCATTACACTGCTCATTCATTGTGTATGCGGTGGTGCTGGTTGTACGTGGTAAGGCGGTCCATGTGTTGATGGTGCGCGTGCATATGTATCGACGCCAGCTCCTCCCTGAACCTGAAACAGATACCCATCCTATATTATGGAGGTGTAGAGGGAGATTTGATAACTATAATTGAGAATACATCTAATCAATCTGCCACACAAATAGATATAATGGAACACTTGTGATACCAAAATGAGTTTAGCTTAGTGATTAGGACACAACTTCCTTTCTTTGAGGTTGAGGTTGAAGGTTGAGGCCCAACCTCTGCATTCAATCTAACTCAACAGAAACAAACCCCATACATGACACTCTAAGCTAAAATCTAAAAtggtgagattccacattaatttgagaggggaatgaagcattacTTAtatgagtgtggaaacctctccctaacagacgcgttttaaaactgtgaggctgacggcaatacaTAATAgaccaaagcggataatatctgctagcagtgggcttgggctattacaaaaatCCTATGtttctccttattcattcaagGGTTGTCATAATACTCCTAACCCAAAATTCCACCTGTTTTAAGTAGCAAGAAACTAAGTGCATGTTCCCTCCTATAAAACTTctattttccattaaaaaggAGCATCCTTGTTGCTTGGTTCATGGCATTGGTCACATAAAGGTATGATTGGAAATGCTTTTTTCAGTTACAAGATCTTCATTCAAGTGTTTGATAACCGAATCTTTAGATGCTCAGTGCCTTCTCTTGCTAGTCAAACACTATGGCTGAAAGCACTCTGTAAGTActttttcaaaagttgtttttaTATTACTTCCAAACACAATACTTTTGAGTCAGGAGTGAGTTTGGCATCCCAAACATAGCCTAAGTAGAATGGTTACTTATAGTTGATAGTTAAACTTCATGTTCCAATGCCCTTGAATGGTGTTTACCAAGAGTCAAGGCAATACCAGCCCTGCACTAAATTGTTGACCCATGAAACTAATACAGACATAGAGCAGATACCTGATGATTGCCATAAGGGTCAGAGGGATATGAGCTCCTGCTGTATCTCATGTCGGGATGGCCATAAGTTGCAGCATAACCGGGAACTGAATGAAATTGCATTGTAAAGAGAGTCAGTGACAAAAAGAGGATGATGCAGAGGTTACCAAGGATGGAAAACAGGCTTACAAGGACTCGTTACAGCTGACGCAGCCCTCGCTCTCTTTTCAGCATTGGCCAGTTCAGCATGCAATTTTTCAACTTCCTGGGACATGGAAACCATACCCTTTTCCATTGCCTCACTCTGCTCAACATTACTAGCGTGAGTCCTTTTCTCATATTCAATAGCAGCCCTGTTCAGATCAACAGCACATAGCAAAAGGTAAATGCCAAATCTCaattatgttttcaaataaaaagaacacTCCACTGCACTTCTTCTGCATAAAAAGAATGATTCTACCAATTCTTTTGTCCACTGTTACAAAATATCATGATATTTTGTCTTACAATCAACAAGCAAGAAGAAACAATGGAGTCAAGTATAGAAAACGATGAATTCACATGCCCATAACCCTCAAAAGAAACTAACTTATATTTTCATtccactaattttttttttcttccattagtttttttgttgaaagatattcttttttattctaatgGTNACTATAGAAAACGATGAATTCACATGCCCATAACCCTCAAAAGAAGCTAACTTATATTTTCATtccactaattttttttttcttccatttagtttttttgttgaaagatattcttttttattctaatgGTTCAAGTAACTTCATGATGTTTAATACAATATTTGTGTGAAGAGAATTGTGCTCGCTCTAGTAGTAGACAAAACCTATTGTTCATGCAGTAGGATCCCAGGATCTAATATTAGGACTGTTTCCTTGAACAAGCAtacttctttttatttgtagGATGAGATAGTCTTAATGTTCTTGAACCATGCCTTACAAAAGTAGCCTCTCATGtaaacacaaattaatttGGGACTTGAAATCAACCACTACGAAGAGGTGTCACTTCAAAGCTATAGCAATATCGATAACAAAAACAGCTAGACCATAAGAACAAACTTTAAGAGTTTTGATTGGTTCATGTAGGTACCAACTtccaaaaaattgaaagagaagGCATTAGCATCACAGCATTAAGGCTCTGCATTTGAATTGATAATTTGATATCTTCTTTGCGGCAAAAACATAGAGATATAGAACAATTAGAATGGAGTATCTCAATAATCAAATTCAGGAACAAGAAAAGGGAGAGACCTTGACAGCCAACTCAACATATATTGATGCTTTAATTTGAAGAGGCAATTTCGAGCCATAACGGAGAAAGAGATAACAAGAACAACTTCCTAAAAGAAAAGCATCCAAAGGAGTAATCAAAATTTACCTTCCTCTTTGAATTTCATGGTGCATTCTATCAATTTCACCTTTAATGGGCGGCAATGGCTGTGAGTCAGAGGAGGCTTTAGTAAGGCCGTCGCGAATTGCTTGCAACTCCGCCGATAACTCTTGCTTGACGGTACTCAGCTTCTGTATATCCGCCCGCACTTGAACGAGCTCCGCCATCATCGCGTCCATCGCATGAACCTCGGCGTCCATCTTTAGCGATTTCTCATAAACCTCCCTCACTTCAGCGTCTCTCTCGGCCTTGACTTTAGCCGCAGTGGCCGATAGGTGTCGAAGCTCTTGATCAGCCGCCGCCAGCTCTTGCTTGAGCGCCACGTGACTGGCTGCAAGCCGTTGGTTATCATAGATTAGAGTTTGAATCTCTCGGTGCTGCGCAGATATCCGATCTTCGACAAGGATTGTCTGGTGAGCCCTCGAAGAACCACCAACGGAAGATGAGTGAGAAAGACGATGATGAGCTCGACGATCGTCAGTGGGGCTTCGGCTCAACGGAACTTCGCGTCGTTTCAAGGCATTCGGCTGATGGCTTCGTCCAGCCATGCCTGTAGATAGCGCGTTCCTCCTCTTTCGATTCTCTTCGTTATGCACAAACAATCAGATCAAATTCGAAGCCAAAACGATCAGAGAAATCGAATTTTGGCGACGGCAGTTCACATTTTGGTTCCTTATTTGGAAGGGTTCCGTCCGGTCGTCGTTTGGTTGGCCGGTTGCCGGGTTGCAGTGGCGGGTGCGGCGATATTGTGTACTAAATGGGCTTCACTTCCTGGGCTGTACGTTCAAaaccattttattataatgaCTTTATTATACACGATTATGAGCCCACCTTACAGTACGTGTAATTTACACGAATACCCTTTTTGCTactttttgttataaaataataaaataataaattatttaacacTAAAATTAACCTCCATCAATGTCTatcatgaaatattttcatattttaaataatttctaaaattttagttcATGTTATTAACAtcattaatgtttttttctttgagaaatcgctttaaaataaaataagaaattattcactaattttatttgattttttcataCAAGGATAAAACCGACAATTCACGCATTCAAgtaattatttacaaaattaggTCTCGGTGTCATTCCATATAAAATGCTCATCCCCATTTTCAGACTTTGAAGAACTAGTCTTTCCCGCCAATTAACTGATGCCGTGTTCAGTTGCGGAGCAATACTCTCTCTTTTGTTCACGGCTTAGAAGCCGAAGGTTTGGCTATTCACTCTTAATTCTAGCACATTCATTCGAATTTCCATTGATAATCTTCCGTATATTGTCGATTgttacattttctttcatgCTTTATCGCTTATGATTTCCACAGATTCGATGATTCTACTTTGCGAATTCTGGAATTCTTTTCCGCTTCCAAAGACACGATGTCGTTGATGGATGTCAAATCCGGAGTAAAAGAATTACTCAGATTTGAATCTCTATCTATCATTCGTGAAACTGTTGATAAAACTGATGATCAAAAGCTTCTAGTCATCGAGTTTCTTGTTCGAGCTTTTGCTCTTGTTGGAGACATTGAGGTGAGTATTCATTTGCATAAGTCTCTGTGATCGTTCAGAACATCAGAAATTGTGCTTTTAGCTTAgtcttttttgttgttattttgtttagtCTATAAATATGGTATCGTGTTAATAAAACCGTGGTAATTCACTTTTGCTTGCTGTCTAAGTTGTGGTGCTTTCTAAGATTTCATCGTGGGAGCACCGCAACATTTCCCCTCCTTAAATCACCTAGTTTTGGTATTTATATTCTATGCTAAATGATGAACTTGTTAGCAGATGTGACTACCTATTTCTCTAAGTTCAGCTTACACTTCTCATGCTTCTAGAGTTGCTTAGCTTTGAGATATGAGGCCTTGAATTTTCGGGAACTGAAGTCTTTTAATCAACCAAGGCTTCAAGTCTCACACGCGGAATGGTTAAACTTCGCTGAGCATTCATTGAACGCTGGCTTTTTTTCAATTGCTATGAAGGTAAGGTAATTTCTCCTATTTATGTAACTGCTtaagattttctttaaaactttGGTTAGGTAGAGGAGCCTGTCCATTAAAAGTTCTATATATTATGTGTGTTGGATCCCTTATGTAGCTAAGCATATTGAGTATGTGAAATGTGAAGTGAGATTAAATTCTTAGTCAAGATGTATTTGTCTTTCGGGAAATTAAGAATCGAGCTCTACAATTTTGGAGATTTGCGGAATGGTGGTGCTAGTAGTTCATAAGGAAAAGCTTTGAGTGGAGAATTCTTAAATAGGAAAGAATAGCTCGGCATAAACGCTAATATTGTGGCTAAGTTttaagaaagaggaagagaataTCATCAAATGCATGTGGAATGCATGTGAACTGCACATGATCCAATGTAACTAACTTGAGGTGCCTAATATACAATATCAGAAGAAAATATGATGCATGACATTACAACAAATCCTATTGCATAACGTTC
This genomic interval from Cucurbita pepo subsp. pepo cultivar mu-cu-16 chromosome LG20, ASM280686v2, whole genome shotgun sequence contains the following:
- the LOC111783464 gene encoding protein FLC EXPRESSOR isoform X2, yielding MAGRSHQPNALKRREVPLSRSPTDDRRAHHRLSHSSSVGGSSRAHQTILVEDRISAQHREIQTLIYDNQRLAASHVALKQELAAADQELRHLSATAAKVKAERDAEVREVYEKSLKMDAEVHAMDAMMAELVQVRADIQKLSTVKQELSAELQAIRDGLTKASSDSQPLPPIKGEIDRMHHEIQRGRAAIEYEKRTHASNVEQSEAMEKGMVSMSQEVEKLHAELANAEKRARAASAVTSPFPGYAATYGHPDMRYSRSSYPSDPYGNHQVQGGAGVDTYARAPSTHGPPYHVQPAPPHTQ
- the LOC111783465 gene encoding uncharacterized protein LOC111783465 isoform X2; translation: MPCSVAEQYSLFCSRLRSRRFDDSTLRILEFFSASKDTMSLMDVKSGVKELLRFESLSIIRETVDKTDDQKLLVIEFLVRAFALVGDIESCLALRYEALNFRELKSFNQPRLQVSHAEWLNFAEHSLNAGFFSIAMKAYEQALSSLQQSDTANYTSHGSSKCAEVIEKIKRLKDHSLKSAGSHSVQALTSEYLKKKVTERNRKISSSCTRKFTASTLFRNGIRNHNAKKLHEYQALEGLTSESYKIQIHDQSYI
- the LOC111783465 gene encoding uncharacterized protein LOC111783465 isoform X1 → MPCSVAEQYSLFCSRLRSRRFDDSTLRILEFFSASKDTMSLMDVKSGVKELLRFESLSIIRETVDKTDDQKLLVIEFLVRAFALVGDIESCLALRYEALNFRELKSFNQPRLQVSHAEWLNFAEHSLNAGFFSIAMKAYEQALSSLQQSDTANYTSHGSSKCAEVIEKIKRLKDHSLKSAGSHSVQALTSEYLKKKVTERNRKISSSCTRKFTASTLFRNGIRNHNAKKLHEYQALEGLTSNRLLGLFIQKMKSTATNL